In one window of Acanthochromis polyacanthus isolate Apoly-LR-REF ecotype Palm Island chromosome 8, KAUST_Apoly_ChrSc, whole genome shotgun sequence DNA:
- the cbln1 gene encoding cerebellin-1, with amino-acid sequence MLAFCLLSAVWLAASPARAQNETEPIVLEGKCLVVCDSNPTSDPTGTALGISVRSGSAKVAFSAVRNTNHEPSEMSNRTMVIYFDRVLVNVGRNFDEERSNFIAPRKGIYSFNFHVVKVYNRQTIQVSLMHNGWPVISAFAGDQDVTREAASNGVLIQMEKGDRAYLKLERGNLMGGWKYSTFSGFLVFPM; translated from the exons ATGTTGGCGTTTTGCCTGCTGAGCGCCGTGTGGCTCGCGGCGAGTCCGGCCCGCGCTCAGAACGAGACGGAACCGATCGTCCTGGAGGGGAAGTGCCTGGTGGTGTGCGACTCCAACCCGACCTCGGACCCCACAGGCACGGCGCTCGGGATCTCGGTGCGCTCCGGCAGCGCAAAGGTGGCGTTCTCCGCAGTCCGGAACACCAACCACGAGCCCTCGGAGATGAGCAACCGGACTATGGTCATCTACTTCGACCGG GTTCTAGTAAATGTTGGCAGGAATTTTGACGAGGAGAGGAGTAATTTCATCGCACCACGCAAAGGGATTTACAGTTTTAACTTCCACGTAGTCAAAGTCTACAACCGCCAAACTATACAG GTGAGCCTGATGCACAACGGCTGGCCGGTGATTTCAGCATTTGCCGGCGACCAGGACGTGACGCGCGAGGCGGCCAGCAACGGTGTTCTGATCCAGATGGAGAAGGGAGACCGGGCCTACCTCAAACTGGAGAGAGGAAACCTAATGGGAGGATGGAAATACTCCACCTTCTCTGGCTTCCTGGTGTTCCCCAtgtag